Within the Manduca sexta isolate Smith_Timp_Sample1 chromosome 19, JHU_Msex_v1.0, whole genome shotgun sequence genome, the region AACAACAATTTGTTGATCTGTTTAAAATTACCAGCCCATTTTCGAGATCGAATTAAAAATAGGCCATATATTGAAATCGGCTGTTGTAAATTTGATGGAAATCGAACGTTGCGAAATTCTTGTGCCCGCATAAAGCGTAAGTTTGCACATCTCAATACAAACACCTGTGCACTGACCATGTAGATTTGAAATGCAGATAAAGCGCCCCGAATGACATTTATActacctataaatataaaagtaatatcttTTTCATCcgagcacagcaaagtgacccctatATTAGATactggagtggtgtccaatagaatgttgactgacgagaaatgattatccctcggcaaaCGACGCTATGacgctggcctgttggaaccagaaatacacaggctgatcccggaacgcgacacacttacgtgggccactacggcaggttttaacgccttgtgtacgatggtcgcaatctgggaggatataaaatataccctaccaccaacaaaagtAAAGTATTAAGTGCTCTCTGAGTTGGTCGACAGAAACGCAACTATTACAACCGTTATTGGCTAAGCATTACTTCCATTCCTTAGCGTGATGGGGTAAAGTGATTGATGGGGAAATAGTTGCATCGAAAGAAGTTCCAATTTAAACGTATTCTTATTTTgtatgctgtggtctcctataattgaagaagcacgccacattgttaattgtaaaactgctataaaattgtttttattaaatgtcgTGTATccttcttaaataaattaataaattttgattacataTTCAAGGACTGAATTTTCGCGTCTCAAAGTAATACACTGGTACTAGTTAAGACCCTTTATTCCTCATGCATTAATACAGCAAATATCctatttatatataggtatgtcATGTAGTAGTTCTGTTTTAAAGGTGCTGCGATCTTCAAACTTCGAGAATGTACCTTTGAGGGTAGCGGTTGAATTTTGTATGAAACGCCTGATGCACCGGTGTGCTCCCGAAGGGTGTGTTGCAGTTCAACTTACCGCCGTTTTTGtctcaaaatggaccaatcagaacaaagtattttttgatatacttacaaatgagttattttgattgttctGTTCTCGGAATTGGTTGAAAATTAAGATTCGGATTTAATCAACCATGGATGAATAACAATACATAAGTGTAATGCCTTAGATATatctctaaataaattatataacagatggctaatgttttattactcaaagaaaatatttaaaaaattacaaatctatatatacttataaaacaaagacgggtttgttacaacacttataactcgagatctgctgaaccaattttcatggttattgattcgttggagttgtctccgccccgaatagcagaatacatcttaaaacaatgaaaactcgatacgtgtaataatacttaatcatttcaataaatgctcattgtcgtttattacatgtcaaacatttgttgtccaatcctgtcaaatactgtaacaactatttatgtgtgcgttcagaaatttattttgtgtaaaatgtctcgaaagtttaggtactgttatatttgtttgttttagacattaatttgtgtaaattatttattaattttaatttttagaaaaaaaaaaccatacgcatattagctgtaaatggtaagagagggaaaggaatagggtggaggagagagggaccatctcgaatagaagtgtatagacaaatcgagaaaaatctaaaatagctcggaataatacctaagatttattctacaggttaacaaaagtgtaaatgtcttttttaaggttgtctatgatttttcttgataagcTATTGTCTATGTCTCGAAAGTTCAGGCACTGTTATGAATTAATCCGAGTGTATCCCAATCTGCAcaacatagttttcaatcatttttttctgacatgtgtttgaagtacttaattattattattttttaaatttttattcttattctgtatgtattcatcatcgttcttcattcatcataataaaatacttttatattttgtatcattgtattacgttcatcaaagcctaaattagttcagctaaaaggtaacacgacactcattgactgttaggcggtacgaagttcgccgggtcagctagttacaaataaagtaatatgtacgtcgtaactctattttttgtaatccaaattatcatattatgtgacttataaaaatgcatcttcttaaatgtatttttgttataatatattgaaaaaaatcattttggcAGTTGACAACACCTCCAAGGTcaccatttattattacaaagttttttatatctataaagtaGTTAAGAATTatgattttcttaatattagCTCTAAAGTGAGAAGAAATTGACTCttacaattttgatttataaacgtCATTGCATtgaagatatatatatttttaatattacttgtgATACAACAGAgtcaaatgattataatttcttattagtCGCTTACCACAAACATGttgtcttttatttatcttgtaGAATGATTATGACATTTAGAACATtaaatcatgaaaataaaatatttcgattttcgAACTAGTATTCAGTCTTAAAATCTTCTAGACTTAAAGCTACGATGAAGAATATATtaagaaagaaaacaaataagtttttatttatattcatttatttaacaataacatttcaGTTGAGAATTTCTAATGAATTTTTTGTTCAAACTTGTcggtatattgtaaaaaaataagcattccttttatgttttaaagatgCCAATCTTATAACCATttgaacataacaaaaaaaaaacaatttatattaaaactattacaacaaaaatatgcaACTATATAATCTGTGAAATAGcaacgtttataattttaaacgaatAATTTTTCCAGTGCTTTTATGCAATGATTTCCAGTTCATCAATGGGTAGCCCTGCCAGGAACTTGTTCATTGCAGCGATCACGATGTCCGCAAGCTCCTTGATGATGGGTTTACCAATTTCGGGCACCAGATCCCTCCAACTCTCACGGATGATCGCACGGATAGGATCAGCTGCAATAATACCGGTATCATCAATATTACTAATGAACCGTTATTTCTAACACAACTTATAGCTACCTACAGCTCCTATTGTCCAGACGagaatttatattcacattCTCATGTGTACTACTCTCTTGAGTAATACTTCTGATCTAGATTTTGTTCGTAGAGTACACAAGAGTACAATACATTCATCCttcttaatattaatgtattcttAAAGAAGAAAAGTGGAGTGGCAATGTTTCTTCGCCACACATTTCTGCCACTTTCTGTGCTATTGGATATGTCTTTAGTCATATTGAACCAAATACTATTCCCATAAAAGTATGTCTTTTCAAAAAGTTCAAAATCTTTATGAGCAGAACTCAGGGGTTCTGTTTGTTTAAACTGGGCTACTGCtttgatatttgtaatacaCTTACCTTTGGTATTATCTCCGTTGAACAGATTGTGGAATTCAATGAATAATTGCTCAATAAAGTTGAATTTCAAATCGTATGTTGCAATTTTGTAGTGTTCGGCGCCATTCTTATTGAATTTCTGCAGATTAGCTTTCACTGTGAGCTTCACTTTTCTGTAAATTAGTGAAATGTTTAACGATAAGATTTCTAACCCTGTTTTGTCCctatatcaaattatttgatgtgagtaaaaattacaaatgattgcttagcaatttaaaacaatgattagTAACGATAATTTTCAAAGGAgtaattgtttcaaaataaatgtaatattgcgGATATTGAGAATTATTTACTGGCAAAGAAATTGGTTTCGAAAGTTTTTTTGCGCCGAATCTACGTTAGTTCAATAACACTCGAGCCAGCTCAGGTTAGTTCTGTCTATCACTATGAGATGAATTCTTCATTCTTTCAATAGCCAACACTTTATTTACTACCCTATTATTCTTGTCATTAGTTTCACTACAAACATCTGCCTTAACCATGACTAAAATGTTTGTAGATAAAGTTGTATTGATTCCATACATCTATCTTGACAATGAGTAAGAGAACTTCAAAGACttcaaagaacaaaaaatattaccagtTTTCATCTCCGTCTGACCATGTCCCTCGACAGGTACGCTAAGGAGAGAACCTCCTGCAGTGGCCCCAACCCCTTAACTTCGATTGGAGTCTCCAATTACTACAGTCAGCACAGTTTTATCGTTGTTAGCTCTGTAATCAGCATAAGCATTTgatataaatgatatatatGACATAGGGTAGCTGGTTTTCATTAgcacaatattacaaagtatatttCTTGGGATCACGCAGACACTTGTTGTAAGTATCATGTTCTGAGTGAATACGACATTTATTTtaggtgttataaataaattgataatcgATGTAAGCAGTTACATAAATAGCATTAATGAACGAACTTATCTGGAATAGTACCACTTATAACCAGATGATTACGAAAAACGTTGTTTTcaacacaaattaatttttaaattactttaatttagaCAATACTTAAGCATTCAAAGTATTCGTGAGCAATTTAAATTGCAaaacatacttatttaatagatatgataggcaaagtaatattgtcaaatttttttttatgtaatatttattacacaatatattactaaaatacgTTTTAACTCAgtataattgaaaacaattttattgatatctaAGACAGAGCTAGGCCTATCCCTGAAAGAGAATTTGTAACAGAATATTACACCCAATACGTAACCCTATTGACATTAACCTAAGGCCTTCCCATCGCTCCAAACGTTCTATGCCCCATAtgcaataaatagtaaaatcaaAAACCAAGTTAACTGGCATTAAGGTCTACTTTGTATTCAGTGCTATTTTTTTATCcgtacacggcaaagtgaccccactgacctgatggtaagtggaatagcgtctgatagaatgtcgactgacgagagatgagtaccccttggcagtcgacacaattatgccggcctgttggaactggatacacacaggctgatcccagaacgcgactcacttacgtgggccactacgtagggttttaacaaaaacaaacagaaacGTGCATTGGCTTACTCCATTCGAATAAACTTTTATGTTTACGTATTGCAAAGTATTCCTTGATATGTTTTGAAACGGAAATATTATTTACGGCCATCATCGTGTTAAATTAGTCTTGctagaaatgtaatatttattcaatataaataataatacagatcCCATTGATATAAATCAAATTGGATCAAAAATTTCGGAGTGTAATATAAtcggtttaataaaaaatacatgtgtaTTGTGTACAGTACTTAATTTTAGATTAAGGGTTCCTACATATTATCATAGATTTCATACTATgctataagaaatattatacctaaacaaacttctaaaatattataaaaagtatgaaaataGATGATAAACGTCTTATTTAAGAGGCTCAAAGggtttataatgtatatacctagtcttgccataaatattgtaataaagaaaaagaaaattgttaactgcaaataacatttattacttttacagtgtgtcagtttaatacataaatataaaacaattaaaaatataaaaagcttattcgaagtggtctccattggctgcaatacagtcctttaaacgatgaggccagttatcaatagaagcacgcactctttccatgggaaaattcttcactgccaatcgtatagattgttttagggactccaaattatcatggcgtttagagcaagctgtactctctaaaactgaccacaaatcataatccagcggattaagatcgggactagacgacggccagtcttcagctctgatgaagtccgaaacgttcgattccaaccaagactgcgtggaccgagctttatgacccggcgccgagtcttgctggaaggaccatacttggttattgaacatggtgatgttaaggggcttaactaccttctcaagaatggtatcttgatacacttgtgccgatgttttgataccttttcacaaaaatatggctcagtcactccttcatagctaacaccccaccaaaccatcactgaagtcggataatgtccacgttgcactctgtcgactaattgggaagcttccttagagctttgagcataaatacggtcattttgtttgttaaaatgttgctcaattgtaaaaattttctcatccgtaaacaaaatttttctgtgacctccctttgcgtaccgcttcagtagttgtttcgattttaccaccctattcttctttaaattatcagttaagaaatggccagtgcgtctcttataggctgcaagtcctaagtcatcttttaaaatacgcgacatggttctaggtgctatcttcatttcccgagataaaatcttttgctttcggacaggatttcttcgaattctttcccttactgctttgaccacctttttcgtacgaacactacgtggacggccagatcttttctgtcacaaacagaggaggtctcattgtacctattaatagcccggtacacaaacattttactaataccaagtgtatggagagttttaaaattgcatttggctccatacctactttgtgtaatgctatcacagcgattcggttctctttatcaccccacaccattttaatatcgcaaaatattttacaatgtattggcgccaaaatgagaaaacacaatgaacaatcgtataaaaatgacagattcgaaattcaaatgtaatatttttttataattaagtgtaacagtatttatggccagactaagtagatattatataaaatgtggtTTTAACTCGATCTGTTGGTTCCTGCTTCATCGCCTCcgattagtatttattaaacatcACCATGATTGAACGCAATGTTGTGGAAAATTTAAAGTTTCCGTGGTTtctttagataattttattgatacctTTTAGAATTTATCTCTCAATATGCCAATAATTTTCCACTTATATGATCcttgttttatgtattaacCCGCTGCTAGGGATGAGGCCTCTTCTTCTACTGCGAGGATTTAACCGTAGTGCACAACGCTGCGTCGGCCTAGTGTagattggcaaacttcacatgaTTTGGAAATTTTGTATGTAGAATTATTGGGTATGAAGGTTTTCCGCGGTGCTATATATAAGTGATATAAAATGCACATGTAATCAGATAACTTCGAAAAGTTAAGAGGTGTGTGGATTTTAATCTGCGGACCTTTATCTCAGCCTTCGGTTCCAATCCCACCTAGATTATTATTGCTTCTGTCAGTGTGCTAtcaaaaaatctattttctgCTATTATATTCATTGTACTGAGACTTAATTTTTATCAACAATAATtgattaaatgtatattttttgtccgTTCAGGTGCGTCGGCATCGCGACCACAGCCAGTGGATTTTATCCAAAAGATTACTGGAGCATTTGGGAAATATCAGCTGTTCCTATGTCTACTTgtatttctaacaaaatttcCCGTGGCATTTCATCAAATGGCTATAATATTCTTGGCCCCTAAAGTATCGTATACCTGTGCAACTACAGGCAATGAGACATGCCCGTGTGACAAACCAATTTATGACACATCGGTATTTACCGACACCATAGTAATGGAGTGGAATTTGATATGTGAGAGAAAATGGCTTGCGAGTTTTACGCAAACATTATTCCAGTTGGGTACATTGATAGGCAGCGTGCTCTTCGGAATGGCTTCCGACAGGTACCTATGGCTAAAACTTATTTTTGCGAGACATTAAAATGTCagtaattagaattttaaaacttatatttataatttgtctttttattttgcAGATTTGGAAGAAGAAACCCGTTAATTGCCGCTGTAGTTATGCAAGTTAGTTTGGGCATAGGGGCAGCCTATGTTGGCGCTTTTGGACTTTTACAATCCTACGTTTTATAATAGGCTTATCTGTGGGCGGAACGATGGTTATCGGTTTTGTCGTAATAATGGAATTCGTCGGAACCCAGTACAGAGATGTCATATCGGCAGTTTATCAAGTGCCTTTTAATTTAGGCCATATACTACTGCCAGTTTTTGCCTATTTCTTCCGAGATTACGTACATTTCCAGCTGTCAATTTCTTTAcctacaataattttgttatccTATTTCTTTTTACTACCAGAAACGCCAAGATGGCTTATAGCTATGAAGAGAAGTGACGAGGCAATAGCGATTCTAGAACGCGTAGCGAAAATGTAagttttttgtacatttattctacaaattgtttatttagtttattttttaaaaacctgTTTGTTGTTTACAGAAATAAACGACCCACCGATACTGTTCGAGCCGACGTGGAAGCGTACCAAGCATCTATAGAAAAGAGCGCGTTAAAAAAAGGCAACGTATTGGATTTGTTCCGAACtccaaatttaagaaaaaatattttggctaTGTCTTTCAACTGGTTGACTTGCAGTTATTGCTTTTATGGTGTCTCTCAATATGTTGGTCAGTTAGGCGGTAATATATTCCTGAACGTCGCCGCAAGCGCATGTTTTACATTGATGGGCACCCTAGTGTCTATCCCGTTACTAAGAGTAATGGGTAGAAGagctattgtaataattttcaattttgtttgtgCCGGCTGccttattatattgatatttatgccCGAAGGCATAGGGTCAGTCCTTTGCGCTAGTATTGGCACAGTGTCTagctttattgtttttgttgtggtatatttatattgcgGAGAATTATTCCCAACAGTTGTGAGAAACGCAGCTCTCGGTATTAGTTCAATGGCTGCCCGCGTTGGATCTATGATAGCTCCTTTTGTGATAACCATGGATGATGTGGCACATTGGATGCCACCGTTCGCATTTGCCATCTTCCCCCTAGCAGCAGGGTTTATAACATTCCTGCTGCCAGAAACAAAAGGCTGTGAATTAATGACTACATTAGAAGAAGGTGAACGATTTGGAAAGAAAGATAGtgcaaagaaataaatttgattaaaaaaattacgtcgGTAAATTTAAAGTACGTAATACAGATAGCTTAATGTCAAGAATTCATctcaaaaataatcaatattttttattatgtcgaagtattttatgtactttttgtgatatttaaattaaatggtcATAGTAGCTATTCACCATTTATATATAGAGATGGTActgttgttttataatttatagtgacTATTTTGTATGTTACAGTAATAGGGATGttgactttgttttaattattatataataaattgataaaatacaaacattttgagtTTTTTAAGACAGatcgttaaatattttcaaatcgagaaaataaaacacttaaaaatttaaaagtattatatttacatctacaaacaaagaaaattatgttttctcTATAAAAAAAGGTACAAATGTTTGTCAGAAACGTAGGCAGTAGTCTACTGATTGCTTTAAATGCCAAGTCTGCAAATTCTatctagatttaaaaaaaaataggtttcaGTATTCTGCTGCGATTCTGCAGTGAatattaatagatatatttaGCAATAGTCAACATCACTATTAGTAATAacataacacaaatttattcACAACGTTTCATGCGTGGCAGAATACCAGTAGGATAAATATAGACAATAGGTCCTCTTTCAGTGGGAATATGTAAGCCCCTTCCATTATTATAACGTAATactgtaatattataactttaccGTAAATAACTAACTAAGGAAAGACTTGAAGTGTGCATTTTCAGTCGGCAACCATTACACAGACTGTGATGAGTTTATCTTCATGACTTTACATTactatatagttatataaatgtTACGATAAAATGATGTTTTCAGTTTTATTCGACATAACAAATGTTATCTTAATAATCTCGATTTCAAGTACGTAGATACATGAACCTAGGACATTTCacaaaatttacaaagttaATCTGGTTTTACACGTGTTAGTTTAGGTATCTACGTGTTTTATACCGAAACTATATGtattacctaataaaataaacttatatagaGTATATGTGTTGTCTGTTCCTAGCGAATCGATTGTCAGAAATATCCAaggatttgaatttaatttgtgaGTAAATccgtacataattatttgcgtaggtagtgtttattttagttcatattttatatacatataattttagagtttataatagttcttaattaatttactttgaatGTTTAATAATGGAAATAGTAGTAAAGATACATATTTCGAGGGAAGTAAATTGTGAAGACTTGTGATTGGTTTTGCATCGGTACCTTGGATACACGTGTATTACACTAAACTACTGTTGTTTGTTCCGTAAAATACATGGACGTAATATAGGCGATTTATTCCGTATCACgtgttttgaaattgttttcacATCACGCATGCCAATCTCCTACAAGGTCCTTAttgtcggtcgtctattatattattttaaacgctttttaaaatgttaaagtgGTTTATTggctgtaataatataattatttaaaacaataaacatcttTGTAACTAAGAGTATGTAATTTGAATGTACTACTTACGtgctagatttatttttatttatcaaaagtcTTATTTTTATCGAGACGCAAGCTCACCTCTCATTAATATCTTAAAACCtattctacatttaaaaatatcaactgaattgaatgtataaaaatatatgttatatcaaCCGGTTTATCTGAACGAACAATAAGATGTGATAATTTTCAAGAGCAAATGCGAGATAGTTGAATCAACACCTTTTGGTAGGCATccactcaaaataaaaaaactgatatcatttattctgcataaaaactactaataaattatatattacattactaGCTTTTAGTCGTGGCTCCCAGATTTGCCCAACTAAAAGCCAATACCTGTATAGAAATTAGCAGGAATAATGGAGTTTctaattaataaaagatttacccaaataagaaaagtattttcggagattagcgcgttcaaaaacaaatagtttagttttatagTAAGTATGTGTAGAGGGCATATCTCTGTGACTTCCATTCTATAAGCCGCGATGTCTTAACACAAGTTGCCTGTATGCCAGGTGTAGCCTTAGTAGAGAAAACGTAAACATATATGCAAGGTACAAATTTAAATGAGGTAGTTTTATATTCTGACCGTACCTAGTGCATCTTATCGCTTACGGAATTAGGTACAGGCTATAATGGCACTCAAAAACTATAAAGCTTCGTCGTGTCAGGTTCGACTCACTGGTATGATTGAATCCCTCCGGATTTTTTTCGAAATGGCAATGGAAGATagtgtaaaacgctctttttacagtaaacattatattagcaaaataattacagaatacaattttagacattcttttgacaacgtccagccagagagaataataatagaatagtcgtcgcgtgacatatcttctcttctgccagcctgcccgcgcagccgaatacttccggaaacgcacgatgtcatcggctaggattgcggcgcgtaacatcggccatcctgcaaagtgaataccgtaaggtattcacaaaaataaattgagaaaagtagaactgaattgggtacctatattttaaacaaataggacccagcaacacaaatcagaatgctcatgtctacagacagaatatgatcacagacaatgaatgacagaatatgttcatggtcacagacagaatatgatcagaatgctcatgactacagacagaatatgatcaaaaggctcatgactacagacagaatatgatcagaatggtcatggctacagacagaatatgatcaaaaggctcacggccacagacagatcagattaaataaaataaacagttacgcacgttcgcattgtcagcctgaagtgttgcgccactaatttgacttcacatgactccagtcattcctgtctccaatgatttagtttctaagaaaacaccctctccagtgagccaagcagcaggcataacgaagtttttgttatgaatgtcgttaatcgtactaatgtgcagacatcaattccatatgcattcccaacatatttacttcaacagacgtagacgttgccatggtaactaaaaatctgagaatctggtaattttaattttggcattcaataattcgtcacagatttattccgatagttctcttcacattcgaattcaatgtaacttcaaattatcatttgtataatcccacttctgaatgtaaaacgctcttttacagtaaacattatattagcaaaataattacagaatacaattttagacattcttttgacaacgtccagccagagagaataataatagaatagtcgtcgcgtgacatatcttctcttctgccagcctgcccgcgcagccgaatacttccggaaacgcacgatgtcatcggctaggattgcggcgcgtaacaatagcTAGTAAAATTTACCATTAGTAATACTTTTAAAGGAATCAAgtagtttaaaaagtaaatcataagtcacaataatataatcttaggaggccgttaataaaataatgaattcaaaatatta harbors:
- the LOC119189837 gene encoding uncharacterized protein LOC119189837, whose amino-acid sequence is MEKVKLTVKANLQKFNKNGAEHYKIATYDLKFNFIEQLFIEFHNLFNGDNTKADPIRAIIRESWRDLVPEIGKPIIKELADIVIAAMNKFLAGLPIDELEIIA
- the LOC119189764 gene encoding LOW QUALITY PROTEIN: organic cation transporter protein-like (The sequence of the model RefSeq protein was modified relative to this genomic sequence to represent the inferred CDS: inserted 1 base in 1 codon), with amino-acid sequence MAIIFLAPKVSYTCATTGNETCPCDKPIYDTSVFTDTIVMEWNLICERKWLASFTQTLFQLGTLIGSVLFGMASDRFGRRNPLIAAVVMQVSLGIGAAYVGAFGXFTILRFIIGLSVGGTMVIGFVVIMEFVGTQYRDVISAVYQVPFNLGHILLPVFAYFFRDYVHFQLSISLPTIILLSYFFLLPETPRWLIAMKRSDEAIAILERVAKINKRPTDTVRADVEAYQASIEKSALKKGNVLDLFRTPNLRKNILAMSFNWLTCSYCFYGVSQYVGQLGGNIFLNVAASACFTLMGTLVSIPLLRVMGRRAIVIIFNFVCAGCLIILIFMPEGIGSVLCASIGTVSSFIVFVVVYLYCGELFPTVVRNAALGISSMAARVGSMIAPFVITMDDVAHWMPPFAFAIFPLAAGFITFLLPETKGCELMTTLEEGERFGKKDSAKK